Sequence from the Gloeocapsopsis dulcis genome:
AAAATGCAGGTTTATATTTATTCTAACATTTATGTGCTTAGAGACAATACTTTAAGTATTGGTATGTGCGATCGCAACTTACGATGATGCTCAACAAATATAATTGTTGTTGATTGTAAATTATGGTAATGCTGCAACTCACTAATGCAAAATGACCAATATGTCCAGTCTTCATCGAGTCCAACGTTTCCTGGTTTACGATTATTGAAGCTATGACAGAATTTGTTGAACAAGCACGTTCTGCAGGTAGAAGTCCTGCTGTAAGAGTATTCCGACAGTGGATTCGACAATGGTTACAGAATTCTCGTTGATATCTTAACCTACGCTCACGAGTTTCTGACGAGAAAGGCAGCACATTCTACGTGTGATGTCTGTGGGAAAAAATCTGCAGGTTGTACTCGAACAAGATGATAGCCCGTTTGACATAGTAACTTGAGATCGCGAGCGAGAGTTGCCACTTTGCAGCTAACGTAAACAATTTGTGATGGTTGAACTTGTAATAAAGTTTCAATGACTGTGCGATCGCATCCTTTACGTGGAGGATCGAGTAAGACAACATCGGGGACAATTTCTAGCTGTGGTAACAATTTCTCAACTGCGCCTACTTGAAAAGTCGTATTGTTGATGTGATTTAGATTTGCATTGTATTGTGCTTGTTGTACTGATGTCGGTTGCAATTCTAAACCAATAGCTTGTTTGACTTGTCGTGCTAGAGGTAAAGTGAGCGTACCAATACCACAATACGCATCGAGTAATACTTCGTGCCCTTGTAAATTGAGTTGCTGACTAATTTCTTGTAACAAAGCTTCTGCAACTTCGGTATTCACTTGAAAAAATGTCTCTGGACGTACTTGAAATTGCAATTCAGCAAATTCTTCAATGAGGTAGTCCTTACCTGCAATACACCGAGTTTCTTGCCCAAAAATTGCATTGGTGCGATCGGGGTTACGGTTTACGGCTACTCCTACTAACTGGGGATAGCGCTGTAACCATTTCTGGGATTGAGTCGCCATTTCTGGTATCCAATCTTTTACCACAAGTGTTAGCAACATTTCTCCTGTACGACGCCCAATACGTAGTGCTAAATGACGAATTTGCCCTTTGTGGCGCTTTTCATCGTAAATTTGCCACTTTTGATTTTGAATATCTTGCTTAACTTCGCGCAGTAGCGGATTTAACCGCGAATCTTGTACTGGACATTGATTAAGATTAATTAATTGATGGCTGTTTTTTTGGTAATAACCAGCTTGAACTTGTCCTGTTGCAGAAATTCCTAAAGGATATGTCGCTTTGTTACGATAGCTTAACGGTGAAGGTGCTGCGAGAACAGAATTCACTGGAGGATGACTAAAGCCACCGATGCGTTGTAAAGCCTGAACAACTAAATTTTGTTTTGCTTCTAGCTGATATGCATAATTGATATGTTGCCACTGACAACCGCCACACTTATCAGCAACGATGCAACTCGGACGAATGCGGTGCAAAGATGATGCGAGTAACTGATAAAGCTTAGCACGAGCGAATTGTGGCTTCGTGTGGGTTAGTCGTACTAATGCGCGATCGCCTGGTACAGTATCAGGAACAAAGACAGCGCGATCGCCAAATCGCCCCACCCCATCGCCAGTATCGCTTAAGTCATGAATGACAACTTCAACTAAATTTCCTTGTTGCCACAAAACTTTTGACTGATTGTGAGCATTGATATTAGATAATTCTGTTATAGACACAGTATTCTCTCTCTTTCTTTGAGTGCTACTGACTCGTTAAACTACAAGTGATATTCTTTTGATCTTTGAGATACCCTTAATCATGAGCATAGTTAGCAACGTTATTCTCAAAGCCGATGATGAACTGCGTTACCCTAGCAGCGGCGAACTAAAAAACATCAAAGATTTTCTGCAAACCGGCGAACAACGGATGCGTATTGCTAGTACGCTAGCAGAAAATGAAAAAAAGATCGTACAGCAAGCCAGTAAACAACTTTGGCAGAAACGCCCAGATTTTATTGCCCCTGGTGGAAATGCTTACGGCGAACGCCAACGGGCTTTGTGTCTGCGCGACTACGGTTGGTACTTGCGCTTGATTACTTACGGTGTTCTTTCTGGCGATAAAGGACCAATTGAAAAAATTGGTTTAATTGGTGTCCGAGAAATGTATAATTCACTCGGCGTGCCAGTGCCAGGAATGGTGGAATCGATTCGCTGTCTCAAGGAAGCATCTTTGGGCTTATTAAGTTCAGAAGACGCTGCTGAAGCAGCACCCTACTTTGATTATATTATTCAAACTATGTCTTAAGTTTGACGGAAAACAGCTTGGCGGTTGAAACCGCAGCTACAAATGCAAAACCTGTCTTCACAGGTTTCTCCAACGCTAGATTCCGTGAGTCCACAAAGGTGGACTTCGTCTGTCAAGCCGTGACTTTAGTCGCTAAGCTTCAACAAATGCCCCACTATCTACGACTGTTGCTAGCATTTTTGTTAGGGC
This genomic interval carries:
- a CDS encoding allophycocyanin subunit alpha-B, with translation MSIVSNVILKADDELRYPSSGELKNIKDFLQTGEQRMRIASTLAENEKKIVQQASKQLWQKRPDFIAPGGNAYGERQRALCLRDYGWYLRLITYGVLSGDKGPIEKIGLIGVREMYNSLGVPVPGMVESIRCLKEASLGLLSSEDAAEAAPYFDYIIQTMS
- the rlmD gene encoding 23S rRNA (uracil(1939)-C(5))-methyltransferase RlmD, encoding MSITELSNINAHNQSKVLWQQGNLVEVVIHDLSDTGDGVGRFGDRAVFVPDTVPGDRALVRLTHTKPQFARAKLYQLLASSLHRIRPSCIVADKCGGCQWQHINYAYQLEAKQNLVVQALQRIGGFSHPPVNSVLAAPSPLSYRNKATYPLGISATGQVQAGYYQKNSHQLINLNQCPVQDSRLNPLLREVKQDIQNQKWQIYDEKRHKGQIRHLALRIGRRTGEMLLTLVVKDWIPEMATQSQKWLQRYPQLVGVAVNRNPDRTNAIFGQETRCIAGKDYLIEEFAELQFQVRPETFFQVNTEVAEALLQEISQQLNLQGHEVLLDAYCGIGTLTLPLARQVKQAIGLELQPTSVQQAQYNANLNHINNTTFQVGAVEKLLPQLEIVPDVVLLDPPRKGCDRTVIETLLQVQPSQIVYVSCKVATLARDLKLLCQTGYHLVRVQPADFFPQTSHVECAAFLVRNS